From Anaerohalosphaera lusitana, one genomic window encodes:
- the tssD gene encoding type VI secretion system tube protein TssD has protein sequence MKRTALTLIVALLLCTSTSFAALNAYLRATGETQGNIAGSVTEPGLEGSIAVIGSIHEVVSPRDAASGLPTGKRQHKPFKITKTVDKASPLLANSLTSGEHFTQFELQYWQPAPDGTQILAYTIRLHNAQVCGIKQQISDTFTEQVSLTYDSIEWIWEPEAIAAQDDWDYQSSDIRLTDLSGDGIVDIIDLAILASDWLERTEPAQ, from the coding sequence ATGAAAAGAACCGCACTCACCCTGATCGTTGCCCTGTTACTTTGTACATCCACATCCTTCGCTGCACTGAATGCCTACCTGCGAGCCACCGGCGAAACACAGGGAAATATTGCAGGCTCGGTAACAGAGCCCGGGCTCGAAGGCTCAATCGCAGTCATAGGCTCCATCCATGAAGTCGTGAGCCCGCGCGATGCAGCAAGCGGCCTGCCGACAGGCAAACGCCAGCACAAACCCTTCAAAATCACCAAAACGGTCGATAAAGCCAGCCCGCTGCTTGCCAATTCTCTCACCAGCGGCGAGCATTTCACCCAGTTCGAACTGCAATACTGGCAGCCCGCCCCGGACGGAACCCAGATACTGGCCTACACTATAAGATTGCACAATGCTCAGGTTTGCGGCATAAAGCAGCAAATCAGCGATACTTTCACCGAGCAGGTATCTCTGACTTATGACAGCATCGAATGGATATGGGAACCCGAAGCCATCGCAGCTCAGGACGATTGGGACTATCAGTCGAGCGATATAAGGCTTACCGACCTCAGCGGTGACGGCATCGTCGACATAATCGACCTGGCGATCCTCGCAAGCGATTGGCTCGAAAGAACAGAACCCGCTCAATAA